Proteins encoded by one window of Paenibacillus urinalis:
- the pyrH gene encoding UMP kinase — MKQPVFKRVVLKVSGESLAGQNGYGIDAETISSIAKQVKEVVELGVEVAIVCGGGNIWRGIAGSENGIDRATADYMGMLATVMNSLALQDALEQIEVPTRVQTSIAMQQIAEPYIRRRAIRHLEKGRVVIFAAGTGNPFFSTDTTAALRAAEIEAEVILMAKNKVDGVYSADPFKDSTAVKYEQLTYLDVLNKNLGVMDSTASSLCMDNNIPLIVFAITEQGNIKRVLLGEKIGTIVKGSVD, encoded by the coding sequence TTGAAACAGCCTGTATTTAAAAGGGTAGTACTTAAGGTCAGCGGTGAATCGCTGGCAGGACAAAATGGATACGGCATCGATGCAGAAACGATCTCATCTATTGCTAAGCAGGTCAAAGAAGTTGTGGAATTGGGTGTAGAAGTTGCCATTGTATGCGGTGGAGGTAACATCTGGCGCGGCATCGCGGGCAGTGAGAACGGCATCGACCGAGCTACTGCAGATTACATGGGTATGCTCGCGACAGTGATGAACTCCTTGGCGCTGCAGGATGCGCTTGAACAGATTGAAGTGCCGACTCGTGTGCAAACTTCAATTGCAATGCAGCAAATTGCAGAGCCTTATATTCGCCGCAGAGCGATTCGTCATCTCGAAAAAGGACGCGTCGTCATTTTTGCGGCAGGAACAGGTAACCCATTTTTCTCCACAGATACGACAGCAGCACTTCGTGCAGCAGAGATTGAAGCTGAAGTAATCCTGATGGCCAAAAATAAAGTGGATGGAGTTTATTCTGCTGATCCATTTAAAGACAGCACAGCTGTGAAATATGAGCAATTAACATATCTCGATGTATTGAACAAGAACCTGGGAGTTATGGACTCCACTGCTTCCTCACTGTGTATGGATAACAACATTCCACTCATTGTATTCGCGATTACGGAACAAGGTAATATCAAACGTGTTCTGCTTGGCGAAAAAATTGGAACCATCGTTAAAGGGAGTGTAGACTAA
- the rpsB gene encoding 30S ribosomal protein S2 produces the protein MAVISMKQLLEAGVHFGHQTRRWNPKMDRYIFTERNGIYIIDLQKTVKKVEEAYNFVKSIAGENGTILFVGTKKQAQDSVKEEAERAGQFFINQRWLGGTLTNFQTIQKRIDRLKQLEAWEEDGTFQVLPKKEVIILRKEKDRLEKFLGGIKNMKGLPSALFVIDPRKERIAVAEARKLGIPIVGIVDTNCDPDEIDYVIPGNDDAIRAVKLLTGKMADAVIEAHQGEETSA, from the coding sequence ATGGCAGTTATCTCCATGAAACAGCTTCTCGAAGCTGGGGTTCACTTCGGTCACCAAACTCGCCGTTGGAATCCAAAGATGGATCGTTATATCTTCACTGAAAGAAACGGTATTTACATCATTGACTTGCAAAAGACAGTGAAAAAGGTTGAGGAAGCTTACAACTTTGTTAAGAGTATCGCAGGAGAGAATGGAACAATTCTGTTCGTAGGTACTAAGAAACAAGCTCAAGATTCCGTAAAAGAAGAAGCAGAGCGCGCTGGTCAGTTCTTTATTAACCAACGTTGGCTCGGCGGTACTCTGACTAACTTCCAAACTATTCAAAAACGTATCGATCGTTTGAAGCAGTTGGAAGCTTGGGAAGAGGACGGCACTTTCCAAGTGCTGCCTAAAAAAGAAGTTATCATTCTCCGTAAAGAGAAAGACCGTCTCGAGAAATTCCTCGGCGGTATCAAGAACATGAAGGGTCTTCCAAGCGCCCTGTTCGTAATCGACCCACGTAAAGAGCGTATCGCAGTTGCGGAAGCTCGCAAATTGGGTATCCCAATCGTAGGTATCGTTGATACAAACTGCGATCCGGACGAAATCGATTATGTCATTCCTGGTAACGATGACGCGATTCGCGCGGTTAAATTGCTTACTGGTAAAATGGCTGATGCTGTTATCGAAGCTCATCAAGGCGAAGAAACATCCGCTTAA
- the tsf gene encoding translation elongation factor Ts yields the protein MAVDAKLVKELREKTGAGMLDCKKALEEANNDVTKATEILREKGLAAAANKAGRVATEGVVQSYIHAGGRIGVLVEVNCETDFVAMTDQFKEFARDIAMHIAASNPLYVTREEVPQEEIEKEKEILKAQALNEGKPEKIVEKMVEGRIGKYYEEYCLLEQSFVKNPDVTIQQLLNEKISTIGENISIRRFVRYELGEGLEKKQDNFVEEVMAQVKN from the coding sequence ATGGCAGTAGATGCGAAATTGGTTAAAGAGCTTCGCGAAAAAACTGGCGCTGGTATGCTGGATTGCAAAAAAGCACTGGAAGAAGCGAACAATGATGTAACAAAAGCAACTGAAATTCTTCGTGAAAAAGGTCTGGCTGCAGCAGCAAACAAAGCTGGCCGTGTAGCAACTGAAGGTGTGGTTCAATCTTACATCCACGCTGGCGGACGGATCGGCGTATTGGTTGAAGTTAACTGCGAAACTGACTTCGTAGCAATGACTGACCAATTCAAAGAGTTTGCACGCGACATTGCTATGCACATTGCTGCTTCGAACCCGCTTTATGTAACTCGCGAGGAAGTTCCTCAAGAAGAGATTGAGAAAGAAAAAGAAATTTTGAAAGCTCAAGCTCTTAATGAAGGAAAACCAGAAAAAATCGTTGAAAAAATGGTTGAAGGCCGCATCGGTAAATACTACGAAGAATACTGCTTGCTTGAGCAATCTTTCGTTAAGAACCCTGATGTAACTATCCAACAATTGCTGAACGAAAAAATCAGCACAATTGGTGAGAATATTTCCATCCGTCGCTTTGTTCGTTACGAACTGGGTGAAGGTCTTGAGAAAAAACAAGATAACTTCGTAGAAGAAGTTATGGCACAAGTGAAAAACTAA
- the frr gene encoding ribosome recycling factor, which translates to MPQSIKKNAEERMDKAILALKRDLSTLRAGRATPALLDRIQVEYYGAPTPLNQLANINTPDSRTLMIQPWDKSSLADIERAIMKSDLGLTPANDGAMIRLSIPPLTEERRTELVKFTKKFGEEAKVAIRNIRRDANDDIKKLEKSEISEDESRRHQEDIQKATDKFVAEVDKVLAAKEKEIMEV; encoded by the coding sequence ATGCCACAATCAATTAAAAAGAATGCTGAAGAGCGTATGGACAAAGCGATTCTAGCACTGAAACGTGATCTTTCAACACTTCGTGCAGGTCGTGCAACACCTGCTCTGCTTGATCGTATTCAAGTTGAATATTATGGTGCACCTACGCCTCTGAACCAGCTTGCAAATATTAACACACCGGATTCCCGTACGCTGATGATTCAGCCTTGGGACAAATCCTCTCTCGCTGATATCGAGCGTGCGATTATGAAGTCTGATCTGGGACTGACTCCTGCGAATGACGGAGCAATGATTCGTTTGTCGATTCCTCCGCTTACGGAAGAGCGCAGAACAGAATTGGTGAAATTCACGAAGAAATTCGGCGAAGAAGCCAAGGTTGCAATCCGTAATATTCGCCGCGATGCGAACGATGATATTAAGAAGCTCGAAAAATCCGAAATTTCGGAAGATGAGTCCCGCAGACATCAAGAAGATATTCAAAAAGCAACAGACAAGTTTGTTGCCGAAGTAGATAAAGTTCTTGCTGCAAAAGAAAAAGAAATTATGGAAGTTTAA
- a CDS encoding isoprenyl transferase produces the protein MMKRFRSWLNGDDKKELPQLSKDNIPKHVAIIMDGNGRWAKRQGLPRIMGHQSGMKAVKRATIAANDLGVEYLTMYAFSTENWTRPRDEVDFLMRLPVDFLSQELDELIEKNVRVKMMGHEEQLPEHTIKAVKEAIEKTKHNTGMVLNFALNYGSRKEITEAVRLLGLKIEAGELQASEITSELIGEHLLTSSLPDPDLLIRTSGELRLSNFMLWQLAYSEMWFTDIYWPEFEKQHLYEAVAEYQQRTRRYGGLK, from the coding sequence ATGATGAAACGCTTTCGGTCATGGTTGAACGGTGATGACAAGAAAGAGCTGCCACAGCTGTCCAAGGATAACATCCCGAAGCATGTTGCGATTATTATGGATGGTAACGGAAGATGGGCTAAACGGCAGGGCTTGCCCCGTATTATGGGTCATCAGAGTGGCATGAAGGCTGTTAAACGTGCTACGATAGCTGCAAATGATTTAGGTGTGGAATATTTGACCATGTATGCCTTTTCCACCGAAAATTGGACCAGGCCAAGAGACGAAGTTGATTTTTTGATGAGACTGCCTGTTGATTTCTTGTCACAGGAATTGGATGAGCTCATTGAAAAAAATGTGCGCGTTAAAATGATGGGGCATGAAGAGCAGCTTCCGGAACATACCATTAAGGCGGTCAAAGAGGCGATTGAAAAGACAAAACACAATACCGGGATGGTATTGAATTTTGCTCTGAATTATGGCAGCCGTAAGGAGATCACGGAGGCAGTAAGATTACTTGGTCTTAAAATTGAAGCCGGGGAACTTCAAGCAAGTGAGATTACGTCTGAGCTCATCGGGGAACATTTGTTAACAAGCAGCTTGCCTGATCCTGATCTGCTTATACGTACGAGCGGTGAGCTTCGTTTAAGTAACTTCATGTTGTGGCAGCTTGCTTATAGTGAGATGTGGTTTACTGATATTTATTGGCCTGAATTCGAGAAGCAGCATTTGTACGAGGCTGTAGCTGAATATCAGCAAAGAACGAGAAGATATGGCGGTTTGAAGTAA